The Arachis hypogaea cultivar Tifrunner chromosome 19, arahy.Tifrunner.gnm2.J5K5, whole genome shotgun sequence genome has a window encoding:
- the LOC112779369 gene encoding uncharacterized protein, translated as MTYMDEDGSSGSGDDVNMLDGHKRHPAAVPSGSGSRKRSRKATGDAIVDAMLEIAAASKMRASVILKNEDRFTISRCIKVLDELQGVDDRVYFLALDLFENNATAREIFVSLKGDRRLPWLQGKCGVSSS; from the coding sequence ATGACTTACATGGATGAGGATGGTTCTTCTGGATCTGGAGATGATGTGAACATGTTGGATGGGCACAAGCGTCATCCTGCTGCTGTGCCATCTGGTTCAGGTAGCCGTAAGCGAAGCCGAAAGGCTACCGGAGATGCCATTGTTGACGCCATGCTCGAGATAGCTGCTGCTTCAAAGATGAGGGCAAGTGTGATTCTGAAGAACGAGGACAGGTTCACCATAAGCAGGTGCATCAAGGTGTTGGATGAGTTGCAGGGTGTTGATGATCGAGTCTACTTCCTCGCCTTGGACTTGTTTGAGAACAATGCCACTGCCCGTGAGATCTTCGTCTCTCTCAAAGGTGACAGGAGATTGCCTTGGTTACAGGGAAAATGTGGTGTTTCCTCTAGTTGA